A genomic stretch from Vanrija pseudolonga chromosome 6, complete sequence includes:
- the bud20 gene encoding Zinc finger protein bud20, with amino-acid sequence MGRLRRSRTHHARRDVHRAARTRDRTKDLDQVQDDLLYHKKKLQVQPIDEEKPGLGQYYCIECAKYYESERALATHTKSKVHKRRLKELKEGAYTSQEAERVSGKTAPDNRQRGVEEVVSRFGGSVDVSGVKVVQAPVNGVEVDRAPLDL; translated from the exons ATgggccgcctccgccgctccCGTACCCACCACGCACGCCGCGACGtgcaccgcgccgcacgcacgcgcgacCGCACAAAGGACCTCGACCAGGTGCAGGACGACCTGCTGTACCACAAGAAGAAGCTGCAGGTGCAGCCtatcgacgaggagaagccGGGTCTGGGGCAATAC TACTGCATCGAATGCGCAAAGTACTACGAATccgagcgcgccctcgccacgCACACCAAGAGCAAGGTGCACAAGCGCcgcctcaaggagctcaaggagggcgcGTATACGTcgcaggaggccgagcgcgtgtCGGGCAAGACGGCGCCGGATAACCGCcagcgcggggtcgaggaggttgtcAGCAGGTTTGGGGGCAGCGTCGACGTGAGCGGCGTCAAGGTCGTCCAGGCGCCCGTTaatggcgtcgaggtcgaccgcgcgccgctcgacctctga
- the spt7 gene encoding Transcriptional activator spt7, with amino-acid sequence MKYLLGYLEGISDAPSLSDPDFQQLLVDVQASKPHTKSSDVFYESMERIVNDLRSTPEAAAFLKPVSKRDAPDYYQYITKPMDLSTVLRNVKTHKYKTKAEFATDLDLIWQNCLTYNTTMNHPLRSVAQYMRQKTDHQLSVLHDRDERGHNPLLALLAASGAPAELQRAVSQQPSVGAPTTAAEDEDAAGESDDAMGEEDDAARPGNEQTPAPGHEDPNGRATPAVDASRDGRATSVGSALGERRVNGRMNGEKQSPPPFRPNLQANLELTPALIRTPYTMTHFQPVSLSTPGPSFSDKGMAREILYGNAPPPWFPVSVTTDDEDAKLEGYWWGVTGKDEAYVSGLPAVPTMVQGPSSKRKRISQRRGSMSPKQPNGTNGTARRPRSDSEPPALIPSKPVSLERLVHKSIDSLAETRRTMNLIQEWQRFEIEGGPPPPPLEPPDLERKRKAEEQADLKRKRKEARVEANKRRRMGGEVGEEEATLSLKRAVAGMLAHAGFEGANEIPLDMFTRVAGDYLRNMGRTFRLLLDGFSHKMDTEEMVLHALHENGQVELRDLEAHMKDDIQRDAAKIAETQRKVRQAYKEVTTGPVIEDDMLFAADGDMLRHGDFAEDLGEDFLGLRELGIDREFGLNSLSVPKALFFGRRGRGNEQAAALKEDAPDYAPPPPFIPLNVNTYKQHVPALLHAFYAQRLEKGLGFDADDAFDSVHATIGPLGQIVQKSAAAAAPKKGQGKKDANGEEKKEKKSAKKTGQPGVGKGNWIRPSKEERERRAAEKKAQLERLRQEREGEAGASASAPATTAGGEEEDAQGEEE; translated from the exons CCGCATACCAAGTCGAGCGATGTGTTCTACGAATCCATGGAAAGGATTGTCAACGACTTGAGGAGCACG CCTGAAGCAGCTGCCTTCCTCAAGCCCGTGTCCAAGCGCGATGCGCCGGACTATTACcagt ACATTACGAAGCCCATGGACTTGTCGACAGTGCTCCGCAATGTCAAGACACACAAGTacaagaccaaggccgagTTTGCGACGGATCTCGACCTGATCTGGCAGAACTGCCTCACTTATAACACGACGATG AACCACCCGCTTCGCTCTGTTGCCCAGTACATGAGGCAGAAGACAGACCACCAGCTGAGCGTCTTGCACGACCGCGATGAGCGGGGGCACAATCCATTGCTGGCGCTCTTGGCAGCGTCCGGAGCCCCTGCGGAGCTTCAGCGGGCCGTGTCCCAGCAGCCGAGCGTCGGTgcgccgacgaccgccgccgaggacgaggacgcggccggAGAGAGTGACGACGCAAtgggcgaggaagacgacgctgcgcgaCCAGGCAATGAGCAGACTCCAGCTCCGGGACACGAGGACCCAAATGGGAGGGCGACCCCAGCAGTCGATGCTAGCCGAGATGGACGGGCAACTAGCGTCGGATCGGCTCTTGGGGAGCGGCGAGTGAATGGGCGAATGAATGGGGAGAAGCAGAGT CCCCCGCCATTTCGTCCCAATCTCCAGGCCAACCTGGAGCTCACACCCGCACTGATCCGAACGCCCTACACCATGACCCACTTCCAGCCCGTTTCCCTCAGCACACCAGGCCCGTCCTTTTCCGACAAGGGAATGGCCCGCGAGATTCTCTATGGCAACGCACCGCCTCCCTGGTTCCCAGTGTCTGTGACGACAGATGACGAAGACGCAAAGTTGGAGGGCTACTGGTGGGGAGTCACTGGCAAGGACGAGGCATATGTCTCAGGCCTTCCAGCAGTCCCAACCATGGTCCAAGGTCCGTCGTCAAAGAGGAAACGCATCTCGCAGCGCCGTGGCTCCATGTCGCCAAAGCAGCCGAACGGCACAAACGGCACGGCCCGGCGGCCGCGGTCCGATTCGGAGCCGCCCGCATTGATTCCCTCCAAGCCAGTGTCCTTGGAGAGGCTGGTCCACAAGTCGATCGACTCGCTGGCTGAGACACGGCGAACGATGAACTTGATCCAGGAGTGGCAGCGGTTTGAGATCGAGGGTGgtccgccacctccaccatTGGAGCCGCCAGACCTGGAGCGGAAACGAAAAGCCGAGGAGCAAGCCGATCTGAAGCGCAAGCGGAAAGAAGCTCGCGTCGAGGCCAATAAGCGGAGGAGGATGGGTGGGGAGgttggagaggaggaggctaCGCTGTCATTGAAGAGGGCAGTTGCTGGGATGTTGGCGCACGCTGGTTTCGAGG GTGCCAACGAAATCCCCCTCGACATGTTCACACGGGTGGCCGGCGACTACCTGCGCAACATGGGCCGCACCTTCCGACTGCTATTAGATGGGTTCTCGCACAAGATGGACACTGAGGAGATGGTGCTGCACGCGCTGCACGAAAACGGCCAGGTCGAGTTGCGTGACCTGGAAGCACACATGAAAGACGACATCCAGCGCGACGCTGCCAAGATTGCCGAGACGCAGCGCAAGGTCAGGCAAGCGTACAAGGAGGTTACAACAGGCCCTGTCATCGAAGACGACATGCTCTttgcggccgacggcgacatgCTGCGACA TGGCGACTTTGCCGaagacctcggcgaggattTCCTTGGCCTTCGCGAGTTGGGCATCGACCGCGAGTTTGGTCTCAACTCGCTCAGTGTGCCCAAGGCCTTGTTCTTTGGCCGGCGCGGACGCGGCAACGAGCAagccgcggcgctcaaggaaGACGCACCAGACtacgccccgccgcctccgttCATCCCGCTCAATGTCAACACGTACAAACAGCACGTGCCCGCGCTGTTGCATGCGTTCTACGCGCAGCGCCTTGAGAAGGGTCTGGGCTTTGATGCCGATGACGCGTTCGACTCTGTGCACGCGACGATCGGGCCGCTAGGCCAGATTGTGCAaaagtcggcggcggcagcggcaccgaAGAAGGGCCAGGGCAAGAAGGATGCCAatggcgaggagaagaaggagaagaagtcGGCAAAGAAGACTGG CCAACCTGGTGTCGGCAAGGGCAACTGGATTAGACCGTCCAAGGAGGAAAGAGAGAGGAGAGCGGCGGAAAAGAAGGCGCAGCTGGAGCGTCTGCGGCAGGAGCGGGAGGGCGAAGCTGGAGCGAgtgccagcgcgccggcgacgactgcaggtggtgaggaggaggacgcaCAGGGGGAAGAGGAGTAG
- the MOT2 gene encoding General negative regulator of transcription subunit 4, with the protein MPTVHPLPVNPTTGQQPLASLRSAFGGNGTPVASSSSGSGGVNRETLKQLQDVAWSDDEDDPDCMVCAETLDLSDQNFKPCQCGLPICQFCYHKLLRDDPRCPGCRTTYDKSAVVYTPVDLDEVRRVKEKKAKRAKVTKQLETMGRRHFLDTRIVMKNSVYVVGMKIPGSGSPEEAVSILRSNEYFGQYGKVARLFLRDRVGLNTVTPGPEPDSPSTNTGIYIVYVRREDAARAISSLDGIPAPQGPPGQVLHASYGVTRYCDAFLRGAKCDNPQCQNLHEWGGEGDTFSRSDLQVALTRPAEYDARQKQQQLQPPPLTQKSAWPKPSSTDDVDSSALPRTANWGMKVPGRSSAGSPVAPVGSSRPTKIASTLIPLGRGSSAFPPPAPSPAPSAPSKKERKEKALGMVRGRSGSSSQGTSGSAASPKKKSFSSAQLLTQAKATPTPAVVPPVAAPAPAAAPAPTATTTPSPPPGLSAPPGIAAPPGIAPPGIAPPPGLAPVAAVGKEVSPAPEPEPQAVPEAGPSTYASPPPPVHEPLVPEYPIHSPYPDFDDVFLEPDAHEWGFEFSLGMDEEDIQRKIDESHNLGGFEPSPFDPLYEELPKLGIPLVSLMAIPRYDRPGPHVYTGPFSPFAPSSPEETSSMPTSSDEPSGTASSSSADADPAPRTASRFEFARRGSMASARGQSPFRSRDEWGVRVPSANGFAQPDDMARAAAAAAAAAHGYHPALAQLNSHVAAAQAAAASESWSGGNGGDYSNSPYRSNGGGGGGGFGPGGFNGGGYDSPQRENVHYSPVSAGPHVPPGYESYAMGGPQSPQVYGGMGGYVQQRRF; encoded by the exons ATGCCGACTGTCCACCCACTCCCCGTCAACCCCACAACTGGACAGCAACCGCTGGCATCCCTCCGCAGCGCATTCGGCGGCAACGGAACACCAGTCGCGTCAAGCAGCTCTggaagcggcggcgtcaaccGCGAAACACTCAAGCAGCTTCAAGATGTCGCATGGAGTGatgacgag GATGACCCAGACTGCATGGTCTGCGCCGAGACCCTCGACCTCTCTGATCAGAACTTCAAGCCATGCCAGTGTGGCCTGCCG ATCTGCCAGTTCTGTTACCACAAGTTGCTTCGAGACGACCCACGATGCCCTGGCTGTCGCACGACGTACGACAAGTCTGCCGTCGTATACACGCCGGTTGATTTGGACGA AGTCCGACGGGTCAAAGAGAAGAAGGCCAAACGAGCAAAGGTCACCAAGCAGCTCGAAACCATGGGCCGGCGACACTTTCTCGACACGCGCATCGTCATGAAGAACTCGGTCTACGTTGTCGGCATGAAGATTCCAGGATCGGGCTCGCCGGAAGAAGCCGTGTCAATCTTGCGCTCAAACGAGTACTTTGGACAGTACGGCAAGGTGGCGCGCCTGTTCCTTCGAGATCGCGTCGGGTTGAACACTGTGACGCCAGGACCCGAGCCCGATTCCCCATCGACAAACACTGGCATCTACATTGTCTACGTTCGCCGAGAGGACGCGGCCAGGGCGATTTCATCACTCGACGGCATTCCAGCACCGCAGGGACCTCCCGGACAAGTACTGCACGCGTCGTATGGCGTCACGCGCTATTGTGACGCCTTCCTGCGAGGCGCAAAGTGCGATAACCCACAGTGTCAGAACCTTCACGAGTGGGGAGGCGAAGGCGACACGTTTAGCCGGAGCGATCTCCAGGTGGCGCTGACCCGTCCCGCCGAGTACGACGCCAGGCAGAAGCAACAGCAGCTGCAGCCACCGCCACTCACGCAAAAGTCGGCGTGGCCCAAGCCCTCTTCAACGGATGAcgtcgactcgtcggcgctgcctcGGACTGCAAACTGGGGCATGAAGGTGCCTGGGCGGTCGTCTGCGGGAAGCCCTGTCGCGCCTGTTGGCTCATCTAGGCCTACCAAGATTGCCAGCACGCTCATTCCTTTGGGTCGCGGGTCGTCTGCCTTTCCAccacccgcgccgtcgccagctcCTTCCGCTCCGTCCAAAAAGGAGAGAAAGGAGAAGGCGCTCGGCATGGTGCGTGGACGGAGTGGAAGCTCGAGTCAGGGGACATCTGGAAGCGCCGCTTCGCCAAAGAAGAAGTCGTTCTCCTCGGCCCAGCTGCTCACTCAGGCcaaggcgacgccgacacctgCAGTGGTTCCGCCAGTagctgcacctgcacctgcagccgcgccggcacccacagcgacaacgacaccCTCTCCCCCACCAGGCCTCTCTGCGCCACCGGGCATCGCCGCGCCCCCTGGAATCGCACCTCCTGGAATTGCCCCCCCTCCTGGCCTCGCACCCGTTGCTGCTGTAGGCAAGGAGGTCTCGCCTGCACCCGAGCCCGAACCCCAGGCAGTGCCCGAAGCCGGCCCATCGACCTAcgcctcgcccccgcctcccgTCCACGAGCCGCTCGTTCCAGAGTACCCTATCCACTCGCCCTACcccgactttgacgacgtgTTCCTGGAGCCCGACGCGCACGAGTGGGGCTTCGAGTTCTCGTTGggcatggacgaggaggataTCCAGCGCAAGATTGACGAGTCGCACAACCTCGGTGGCTTCGAGCCCAGTCCATTCGACCCGTTGTACGAGGAGCTGCCCAAGCTTGGCATTCCATTGGTGTCGTTGATGGCGATTCCGCGATACGATCGACCTGGACCGCACGTGTACACTGGACCATTCTCGCCTTTCGCGCCCTCATCGCCAGAGGAGACGAGCTCGATGCCAACGTCGTCGGATGAGCCATCAggcaccgcgtcgtcgtcgtcggccgatGCGGACCCAGCGCCACGAACGGCTTCGCGGTTCGAGTttgcgcgccgaggcagcATGGCGTCTGCGCGTGGACAGAGCCCATTCCGGTCACGGGACGAGTGGGGAGTGCGGGTTCCGAGCGCCAACGGGTTTGCTCAGCCAGACGACATGGCGcgggccgcagcggcggcagcagcagcggctcACGGCTACCACCCtgcgctcgcccagctcaaCTCGCACGTCGCGGCTGCGCAAGCGGCTGCGGCCTCCGAGTCGTGGTctggcggcaacggcggcgactaCTCCAATTCGCCCTACCGCTccaatggcggcggcggcggaggcggcttTGGACCTGGCGGCTTTAACGGTGGTGGCTACGACTCGCCTCAGCGTGAGAATGTGCACTACTCGCCGGTGAGCGCTGGGCCTCATGTGCCGCCTGGGTACGAGTCGTATGCCATGGGTGGACCTCAGTCTCCGCAGGTGTATGGCGGCATGGGTGGCTATGTGCAGCAGAGACGGTTCTAG
- the pigm gene encoding GPI mannosyltransferase 1, with the protein MRRPSTTSLLILSGAIQLGLLAYAAYVDAHPEKFGGLRYTDVDWRVVADGLAITASPSSSQRASGPLAPSFVGSPYHRATFRYTPLLVLVLAPALVATLAGRLVLVALTLALPPLLLSTGADFWKTHLLWTLNPIVLNITTRGSPEALPCLFTAALVVALRKGGVGSVPASTGDGGKAAATRALDAAAALLAISASYKIYPAIYVSAIWAALAQKYGWFGARVWRFGFVAAGTALLLNGALYAIWGHEFLHHTFLYHLSRLDHRHNFSPYFLPIYLNLTLPDTTPSALLAVLRHPLASFLPQVSLVLGAGFALTPAIGLEAAMFFQTALFIVFNKVCTSQYFLWPLPLVPLVSFPGLSWRTLAVCLAAWVGAQALWLATAYMLEFLGEPVYLPLWGAGLLLFAVSVAGLGALLDGAVAPTKVSK; encoded by the exons ATGCGCCGGCCAAGCACGACCTCGCTCCTCATCCTCTCCGGCGCGATCCAGCTCGGGCTACTAGCATACGCAGCGtacgtcgacgcgcacccCGAGAAGTTTGGCGGACTGCGGTACACCGACGTGGactggcgcgtcgtcgccgacggcctggCCATCACCGcgtccccttcctcctcgcaACGAGCCTCCGGGCCCTTGGCACCAAGCTTCGTGGGCAGCCCGTACCACCGCGCGACGTTCCGCTATACGCCACTACTCGTCCTCGTGCTTgcgccggcgctcgtcgcgaccctcgccggccgcctcgtgctcgtcgcgctgacgctcgcgctcccgccgctgctgctgtccacCGGCGCAGACTTCTGGAAGACGCACCTGCTCTGGACGCTCAACCCCATCGTGCTGAACATCACCACAAGGGGAAGCCCCGAGGCGCTGCCGTGCTTGTTCACTGCTGCGCTTGTCGTCGCTTTGCGTaagggcggggtggggtcggtgcccgcgtcgacgggcgacggaggcaaggccgcggcgactcgcgcactcgacgccgcggccgcgctgcttGCCATCTCGGCCAGCTACAAGATCTACCCCGCCATCTATGTCAGCGCCATCTGGGCTGCCCTGGCGCAGAAGTACGGCTGGTTCGGGGCGCGTGTCTGGCGCTTCGGCTTCGTCGCGGCCGGTACGGCACTGCTGCTGAACGGGGCATTGTATGCGAT ctgggGCCACGAGTTCCTCCACCACACCTTCCTGTACCACCTCTCGCGCCTCGACCACCGGCACAACTTCTCGCCCTACTTCCTGCCCATCTACCTCAACCTCACGCTGCCGGACACCACGCCGTCCGCACTCCTCGCGGTCCTGCGACACCCCCTCGCGTCCTTCCTGCCCCAGGTATCCCTCGTACTCGGCGCCGGGTTCGCGCTCACCCCCGCGATCGGGCTCGAAGCAGCCATGTTCTTCCAGACGGCGCTGTTCATCGTCTTCAACAAGGTCTGCACCAGCCAGTACTTTCTCTGGCCGCTGCCCCTTGTCCCGCTCGTGTCCTTCCCCGGCCTCAGCTGGCGCACTCTTGCTGTGTGCCTCGCGGCCTgggtcggcgcgcaggcACTCTGGCTTGCTACGGCGTACATGCTAGAGTTCCTCGGCGAACCAGTCTACCTCCCTCTGTGGGGTGCTGGGCTGCTCCTCTTCGCTGTCAGTGTCGCTGGGCTCGgtgcgctcctcgacggcgcggtcgccCCAACCAAGGTTTCCAAGTAA
- the SUR2 gene encoding Sphingolipid C4-hydroxylase SUR2 produces MLHFPTQVLDYLPTFAEAHNGTLLAAITPLAANPPFYHTTRQHIFDFISDRYLALAAPIVIYWVLSSVFHMLDTLELPYFEARRIHDSAETKAKNRAGFWQVIRAVIFQQVIQTAVGLIWVDSDDEILATQVNVDHVAAMRFIAPRVADAVLLLVGPKYGVKLLESRGQEIVNFVYWWGIPIIQMFAGFCIIDTWQYFLHRAMHTYPTLYRQFHSHHHRLYVPFAFGALYNHPVEGFLLDTLGAAIAELLTFMTVRQAVLLFTLSTWKTVDDHCGYKLWWDPCQLFFANNADYHDIHHQAYGIKANFAQPFFTNWDYLLGTQMTRAQAEARRNRPVKEE; encoded by the exons atgcTGCACTTCCCTACGCAGGTGCTAGACTACCTGCCGACGTTCGCCGAGGCGCACAACGGcacgctgctggccgccatcacgccgctggcggccAACCCGCCGTTCTACCACACGACGCGGCAGCACATCTTCGACTTTATCTCGGACCGATacctggcgctcgcggcccCGATCGTCATCTACTGGGTGCTGTCGAGCGTGTTCCACatgctcgacacgctcgagctcCCGTATTTCGAGGCGCGCAGGATACACGACTCGGCCGagaccaaggccaagaacCGCGCCGGCTTCTGGCAGGTCATCCGCGCCGTCATCTTCCAGCAGGTTATCCAgaccgccgtcggcctcatctgggtcgacagcgacgacgagatcctCGCAACCCAGGTCAACGTCGACCATGTCGCTGCCATGCGCTTCATTGCGCCTCGCGTCGCTGatgccgtgctgctgcttgtcgGGCCCAAGTACGgcgtcaagctcctcgagaGCCGCGGCCAGGAGATTGTCAACTTTGTCTACTGGTGGGGCATCCCCATTATCCAGATGTTTGCTGGTTT CTGCATCATCGACACCTGGCAGTACTTCCTCCACCGCGCAATGCACACGTACCCGACGCTCTACCGCCAGTTccacagccaccaccaccggctcTACGTGCCCTTCGCCTTTGGCGCGCTGTACAACCACCCCGTGGAGGGCTTCCTGCTTgacacgctcggcgcggcgattGCAGAGCTGCTCACGTTCATGACGGTGCGCCAGgccgtcctcctcttcaccCTCTCGACTTGGAAGACGGTCGACGACCACTGCGGCTACAAGCTCTGGTGGGACCCGTGCCAGCTCTTCTTTGCCAACAACGCCGACTACCACGACATCCACCACCAGGCGTACGGCATCAAGGCAAACTTTGCCCAGCCATTCTTCACAAACTGGGACtacctcctcggcacgcagatgacgcgcgcgcaggccgaaGCGAGGCGAAACAGGCCCGTAAAGGAGGAGTAG
- the lovD_9 gene encoding Acyltransferase LovD, translating to MTLTQATPAAPAKLTAPAKAQLAALVDGIPATGYPGTTVGVVNSAGEVQFLGAAGPRDVETGESAQVDTVYWVASVTKLVTSIAALQLVEAGKVGLDEPLSEIAPELAARDLLVKTTETDFELTNASTPITLRHLLTHTAGFAYGFFNKDLDNWIKQTGAPAVTPLKAPLVHEPGTKFEYGINIDWAGIVVERLSGKKLGEYFSDHIFAPLGIKDATFDLSSRPDLAARLATLHAKTPEGYVKIAYPDEIAKPAFDSGGAGLYITAGEYLKLLAALLNGGESKATGERILKPDTLAEALRPQTDKLPANGLGWLAKDGAIRSTNPGLSNDIPLLPGVAKAWSLGGLVNVDKLDNGRSAGATEWVCWGRKQAADPQYGIANLFWALDPTAGVAAVAFSEVLPLGREYADGLGQRASADDVAPVPGFFDTVTKLQDIIFAPGALSAE from the exons ATGACACTCACCCAagccacgcccgccgccccggccaAGCTCACAGCCCCAGCCaaggcccagctcgccgccctcgtcgacggcatcccGGCCACTGGATACCCCGGCACGacggtcggcgtcgtcaacTCTGCCGGCGAGGTGCAGTTCCTCGGTGCTGCTGGGCctcgcgacgtcgagacggGCGAGTCGGCCCAGGTCGACACT GTCTACTGGGTCGCATCCGTCACCAAGCTCGTCACCTCCATCGCGGCGTTGCAGCTCGTCGAAGCGGGCAAagttggcctcgacgagccgctcAGCGAGATCGCGCCagagctcgcggcgcgcgacctgcTGGTCAAGACTACCGAGACGGACTTTGAGCTCACGAACGCGTC GACACCGATCAccctccgccacctcctcacCCACACCGCGGGCTTCGCGTACGGCTTCTTCAACAAGGACCTCGACAACTGGATCAAGCagaccggcgcgccggccgtcaCGCCGCTCAAGGCT CCCCTCGTCCACGAACCCGGCACCAAGTTCGAGTACGGCATCAACATTGACTGGGCgggcatcgtcgtcgagcgcctctCGGGCAAGAAGCTCGGCGAGTACTTCAGCG ACCACATCTTCGCCCCGCTGGGCATCAAGGACGCGACGTTCGACCTCTCCTCGcgccccgacctcgccgctcgcctcgcgacgctgcACGCCAAAACGCCAGAGGGGTACGTCAAGATCGCCTACCCGGACGAGATTGCCAAGCCGGCGttcgacagcggcggcgcagggctGTACATCACAGCGGGGGAGTACCTCAAGCtcctggcggcgctgctcaacggcggcgagtccaaggcgacgggcgagcggATCCTCAAGCCCGACACGCTGGCCGAAGCGCTCCGCCCGCAGACGGACAAGCTGCCCGCCAacgggctgggctggctcGCGAAGGACGGTGCGATACGCAGCACTAACCCGGGGCTGAGTAACGAcatccccctcctccccggcgtcgccaaggcgtggtccctcggcggcctcgtcaacgtcgacaagctcgacaacggcaggtcggcgggcgcgacggaATGGGTATGTTGGGGCCGCAAGCAAGCCGCTGACCCGCAGTACGGTATCGCCAACCTCTTCTGGGCGCTGGACCCCACtgcgggcgtcgcggccgtcgcgttcAGCGAGGTGCTGCCTCTTGGCCGTGAGTACGCTGACGGACTGGGTCAGAGGGCGTCTGCTGACGACGTGGCGCCAGTGCCCGGCTTCTTCGACACCGTTACCAAGCTGCAGGACATCATCTTCGCGCCTGGGGCATTGTCCGCCGAGTAG
- the CWC26 gene encoding Pre-mRNA-splicing factor CWC26, with protein MSDLKTYLASKYMSGPKADAILARAGGDAPKKRRKKVKNNEDYVGGESSGSRLKLQDEDEWGGGRGEDVDLEGADAPVVGKGLSTFKKGKSAWSTVGATSIPVASSSRTGGDRADDDDNGVKAEPTDPASPPKQLTKRRGGLRTAAQIAAEAAQEAAEARSPSPEPEYDVTATVHRDQSGRVLDVNELRDAARREEEDERRKEAERKEWGKGLLQREEREKRAREERKMGERDVARRADDVEMNQEMREQERWNDPAAKFLTKKSKKGPRYPTYKGPFAPNRFGIAPGFRWDGVDRSTGFEKKYFQAQNAAARRTLEANAYSMEDM; from the exons ATGTCCGACCTCAAGACGTACTTGGCCAGCAA GTACATGTCGGGccccaaggccgacgcgatccttgcgcgcgcgggcggcgacgcgccaaAGAAGCGCAGGAAAAAGGTCAAGAACAATGAAGACTATGTCGGCGGAGAGTCGAGTGGGAGCAGGTTGAAGCTCCAGGATGAGGAcgagtggggagggggaaggggggaggATGTGGATCTCGAAGGAGCAGACGCACCAG TCGTCGGCAAGGGCCTCTCAACATTCAAGAAGGGCAAATCAGCATGGTCCACAGTCGGCGCAACGTCCATCCCCGTCGCATCAAGTAGCAGGACAGGaggcgaccgcgccgacgacgacgacaatggggtcaaggccgagcccaccgaccccgcgtcgccgcccaagcAGCTCACGAAGCGCCGTGGCGGCCTGCGAACAGCAGCGCAGATCGCAGCCGAGGCAGCACAagaggcggccgaggcgcgctccccctcgccgGAGCCAGAGTACGACGTGACTGCCACCGTCCACCGTGATCAGTCGGGCCGGGTGCTCGATGTCAACGAGCTGCgggacgccgcgcgccgcgaggaggaagacgagcgGCGGAAGGAGGCCGAGAGGAAGGAGTGGGGCAAGGGActgctgcagcgcgaggagcgcgagaagagggcgcgcgaggagcgcaagaTGGGCGAGCGGGATGTGGCGAG gcgcgccgacgacgtggaAATGAACCAAGAGATGCGCGAGCAGGAACGGTGGAACGACCCAGCAGCCAAGTTCCTCACG AAGAAAAGCAAAAAGGGGCCACGGTACCCGACCTACAAGGGACCATTTGCGCCGAACCGCTTCGGCATTGCGCCAGGGTTCCGGTGGGACGGCGtgg ACCGCTCGACGGGCTTTGAGAAAAAGTACTTTCAGGCGCAGAACGCtgccgcgcggcggacgcTCGAGGCAAACGCATACAGCATGGAGGATATGTAG